In Hydrogenovibrio thermophilus, the following are encoded in one genomic region:
- the secY gene encoding preprotein translocase subunit SecY, with translation MKSQSIENSGTSGLSQKIFFVLGALIVYRLGTHIPVPLIDPVALAAMFEQQKGTILDMFNMFSGGALERLSILALGIMPYISASIIMQLLTVVSPTLEQLKKDGEAGRRKITQYTRYGTVVLATFQALGVAIALESQNINGMSVVVEPGFLFKVIAVTTLVSGTIFLMWLGEQITERGIGNGISLIIFAGIVAGLPSALGGTFEQVNTGAMHAITAFVLLGLVFLVIAFVVFVERGQRRIPIHYAQRMRGRKLYGGQEGHLPLKLNMAGVIPPIFASSIILFPATLGGWFGTAENMGWLKDIATTMSPGQPLYILFYAMAIIFFCFFYTAIVFNPNETADNLRKSGAYIPGIRPGQQTARRIDTIMSRLTLAGAIYITLVCLLPEFLILYWNVPFYFGGTSLLIIVIVVMDFMTNIQAHMQSGQYESMMRKANLKGR, from the coding sequence ATGAAAAGTCAGTCAATTGAAAATTCAGGTACAAGTGGTCTAAGTCAAAAAATCTTTTTTGTCTTAGGAGCCCTAATCGTTTATCGACTAGGGACTCATATTCCGGTCCCTTTGATTGATCCAGTTGCGCTGGCTGCGATGTTTGAGCAGCAGAAGGGCACAATCCTGGACATGTTCAACATGTTCTCAGGTGGCGCTTTGGAGCGACTGTCCATTCTGGCTCTCGGAATCATGCCTTATATTTCGGCTTCGATCATTATGCAATTGCTGACGGTTGTTTCTCCGACGCTTGAGCAGTTGAAGAAAGACGGTGAGGCTGGTCGGCGCAAAATTACTCAATACACTCGCTATGGGACGGTGGTTTTGGCTACCTTCCAAGCATTGGGTGTTGCCATCGCCTTGGAGTCCCAAAATATCAATGGGATGTCCGTCGTGGTAGAACCAGGTTTCTTGTTTAAGGTCATTGCAGTCACAACGCTGGTCAGCGGCACCATTTTCTTGATGTGGTTGGGTGAGCAAATTACTGAACGAGGTATCGGGAACGGTATTTCCTTGATCATTTTTGCAGGTATCGTTGCAGGATTGCCATCGGCACTTGGTGGAACGTTTGAACAAGTCAATACCGGTGCCATGCATGCGATTACCGCATTTGTCCTTTTGGGGCTGGTGTTTTTGGTCATTGCATTCGTTGTCTTCGTCGAGAGAGGCCAAAGACGCATTCCGATTCATTATGCGCAGCGCATGAGAGGTCGAAAGCTGTATGGCGGTCAAGAAGGGCATTTGCCATTGAAATTAAACATGGCGGGTGTGATTCCACCGATTTTTGCATCAAGCATTATTCTATTTCCTGCAACCCTAGGCGGTTGGTTTGGAACAGCTGAAAATATGGGGTGGTTGAAAGATATTGCAACGACAATGTCGCCTGGCCAGCCTTTGTATATTTTATTTTATGCAATGGCCATTATTTTCTTCTGTTTCTTCTATACAGCCATCGTTTTTAATCCAAACGAAACGGCGGATAACCTGAGAAAATCAGGGGCTTATATCCCAGGAATCAGACCAGGTCAACAAACGGCTCGTCGCATTGACACGATTATGAGTCGACTAACTTTGGCAGGTGCGATTTACATCACGCTTGTATGTTTGTTGCCTGAATTTTTAATTTTGTATTGGAATGTTCCTTTTTATTTTGGTGGAACATCATTGCTGATTATCGTTATCGTGGTTATGGATTTTATGACAAACATCCAGGCCCATATGCAATCAGGTCAATACGAAAGTATGATGAGAAAAGCTAACTTAAAAGGGCGGTAA
- the rpsM gene encoding 30S ribosomal protein S13, producing the protein MARIAGVNIPVNKHIVIGLRSIYGVGQTTAQNICASTKIDPTTKVRELTEEQLEALRSEVTKYKIEGDLRRDVTMNIKRLMDMGCYRGIRHRRSLPLRGQRTKNNARTRKGPKKPIKR; encoded by the coding sequence ATGGCTCGTATTGCCGGCGTAAACATTCCAGTTAACAAACATATCGTTATTGGATTGAGATCGATCTACGGTGTTGGACAGACAACAGCGCAAAATATTTGTGCGAGCACAAAAATTGATCCAACAACGAAAGTTCGTGAACTAACTGAAGAACAGTTAGAAGCACTTCGTTCCGAAGTGACTAAGTACAAAATCGAAGGTGATCTTCGTCGTGATGTGACCATGAACATCAAACGTTTGATGGATATGGGTTGCTACAGAGGAATTCGTCACCGTAGAAGTCTTCCGTTGCGAGGACAACGTACCAAAAATAATGCTCGCACTCGTAAAGGGCCTAAAAAGCCTATTAAGCGTTAA